A region of the Vibrio chagasii genome:
GGATCTGTCCACCAAAGAAAATCAGCATCATCAATACGAGATCGGGAATGCCTCGGATGACGGTTGTGTAAAGAGTTGCAATAGCACGAGCCCAGCGATATGGCGCAAGCTTTGCCAAGGCTCCTAACATACCGAGCACCATAGCTAAAATGAGCGACAGCAAAGCAACTTCGATTGTAAGCAACGCCCCTTTCAGGATCGATACTTCATATCCTTGTAAATCAAACATAATGAATTCCAACAGAACTGCGAAAAAGTTGGTAAGACAGGGAGAGGATTGCCTCTCCCTTAAGAAGTGACGCTAGAGATTACTGACCGTATACGTCGTAGTTGAAGTATTTAGCCGCAATATCTTGGTAGATGCCTTTTTCACGTAGAGAAAGGATCGCCGCATCTAGCTTCTTAGTTAGGTCTTTGTCTTGCTTACGTAGAGCAATACCAAAACCTTCACCGAACCACTTAGGATCTGTTAGTGATGGACCAACAAACTCGTACGCTTCACCGCCCGCTTTGTTCAGTACACCTTCTTCTAGAGCAGAAGCATCACCTAGTACAGCGGCAACACGGCCGTTTGCTAGATCAAGGTAAGCTTCATCGAAAGAACCGTAACGAACGATTTCAACCGTGTCGCCGTAGTTGTCTGTTAGATATTTATCGTGAGTAGTTGCACGTTGAACAGCAATTTTTTGACCGCTTAGGTCATCGAAGTTAAGGCCAGCGCCTTTCTTAGCGATGAACTTGTTTGGGATAAGTGCATATTTACCAGTGAAGTCGATTTTCTTCTTACGCTCTTCAGTGATAGACATTGCCGCGATGATCGCATCATATTTACGAGCAAGTAGAGAAGGAATAATACCATCCCAGTCTTGTGCAACGATCTTACATTGCACCTGCATTTCAGTACAAAGTGCGTTAGCCATGTCCACGTCGAAGCCTTTTAGTGAGCCATCTGCTTCTGTCCAGCTAAATGGTGGGTAAGCACCTTCAATACCAAAGCGTACTGTTTTCCATTCTTTCGCTTGAGCTACGCCTGTTGCCGCTGTTGCAGCAAGTGCCGCGACTAATAACCACTTTTTCATATCCCTACTCCTGTGATTTAGGTTTTTATGTTTTGCTAGTTTTAATATTGTTTTGCTTATTGAACTGTGTTGTTGTGTTTCATTGTTTATATTACTGCCATTGACCTTAGCAGTAATGTTTCAATTCTGTTCTATTACGCCATTCACCTGCCAAGACCAATTAATAGATCGAGGAGATAAACTGTTGTAATCGCTCAGACTCAGGGTTCGTAAACAGTTTAGCTGGATCGCCCTGTTCTTCCACTAGGCCTTGATGTAAGAACATCACATGGTTTGATACGTCACGAGCAAAAGCCATTTCATGTGTTACCACAAGCATGGTTCTTCCTTCTTCTGCTAGATCACGCATTACGCCAAGCACTTCCCCAACTAATTCAGGGTCAAGTGCAGACGTTGGTTCATCAAACAGCATTACTTCAGGATCAACCGCTAACGCTCTTGCAATCGCAGCACGTTGTTGTTGTCCACCAGATAAGTGACCCGGATAGTAATCTTTACGCTCATACAGGCCTACTTTCTTAAGCAGTAGCTCTGCATTTTCAATAGCTTGTGCTTTAGGTACACCTAATACATGGACAGGTGCTTCAATAACATTTTCGAGAACGGTCAGATGAGACCAAAGGTTGAACCCCTGAAAAACCATCGCTAAACGAGAACGGATTCGTTGAACTTGTTTTTCATTAGCAGGGACAGATACACCCTGGCGGTTACTTTTCATCTGAATTAATTCACCATTAACCCAAATCTCGCCTGCAGTAGGTGTCTCTAGAAGGTTGATACATCTAAGGAAAGTACTTTTACCCGAACCTGAAGATCCGATAATCGATACCACATCGCCTTTATGCGCAGAAAGTGAAATTCCCTTTAAAACTTCATTTTGACCAAACGTTTTGTGTAGATCCTTTATGTCCAGCGCCGGTACATCTTTCATGCGCTTTCTCTCCCAAGTTTGTGAAAATGCAAGGTACTCCGACCTTTTCATGCGATACAAACTAGCACCACACGGATTAACATGCAACAAATTATTAACCTAATAATTTGGAATAAATAGCACTTCACTCTGACTTATTATGCAAAATGTAGCGTTTTAACCTCAATTTTATGAATGACTTCTATCAATAAGCTATAAATCCAACGCTTACATTGTTTAAATAAAGTTAACCAAAATGAGATTCTCGTAGCCTAACGTCTCACAAGAAAAACAAGTTTGGTGAACGAAGAAGTGTCGTTAACAACAAAGCCATAAATACGAATTCAGCAAGCGACACACTCTATGAGCCACGATTATTTTAAGGCTACTGTATTGTAAGCGGTGGAACTGGGTATCGTGGAAGGTAGGTAAAAATGAAATAACTCAATAATAATCAGTCAATCAGAGCACTCCGCCATTAGCTATGCTTTATAAAAGGAGGTAAACGTCAATTTGTGAAAACAAATTACACGATTTATCAACGGTACGTTAATGGAACGCTGCATTCTGTAGCTTTCTTTCACATACACTCATAAAGTGATCAAGATCAATCACCCTAAAGGGTAAGCTTGTTAGACTCCTCAAAACACAATAAGGCATAAAAAATGCCATACATTTCTTCTAACTTAGCTGCATAAAGCACATCAACACCGTGCAACAAAATGCTAATGAGTTGTAAGTAAGAAATAACACAATTACGCGAAATTATAGAATTCAACTTTGAATTACGAACATAAAAATATGAGGAATCTATGTCAGACGTTGTCAATAATGCGAACTCTGAAGTAGAAGAGAAAAGCTATAAAGAGCTACACCGTCCTGCTTCTGAATTTGAGAACCGCTCAGATTATCTAGATCACGAACTTCAAATTATGAAGCCTCGTCGCTTTGGCCTAAACCTTCCAGGCCGTGATTTCCGCTTTGAACTCGAAGACCTTATTCCTGCACTGGCTGGTACCATTGGTATCATCGCGATGTACTCTGCAGTAATGATGTCTTGGGCCGAAGGTCTAACTCAAGCTTGGGATCACGTAAACCTGGGTAAAGAGTTTGCTATCGAAGTTGCTCGTGTAGAAATGCTTATCCCTGCACTGCTATTCTGTATTCTTGCTTCTGGTTTCTTCAACCCTAAAGCAAACCTCGCCGGTAACCACGGCCCAATGATTCCTCTTATTGGTACCATCGCTCTTGCTGGTGCTCACCCTCTTGCATTGGCAATCCTTATCGGTGTCTTCGGTCTTATCCTTAGCTTCCTAAAAGGTGGGTCTAAACTTGTTAACCTTACCTCTGAAGGTACTGCGGGTGGCTTGCTCATCTTCTTGGGTCTAACCGGTACCATGAGCCAAATCAACTCTATTCAAGCTTGGGCGGTTGGTCTTCAGTCTGACACTGTTGCTGCTGGTAGCATGGGTTACATTGGTTTGATTGTTCTTGCCGTTACTATCGGCCTATACGCATTCCTTGCTAAAGTGAACAAGCGTTGGTTAGCAATCCCTGTTTGTGCTTTCACTGGTCTAGCTATTGCTTTAGTACTTGGTGCTGGTTTCGATATCAAATTCGTAACTGAAACAGGTATTCCAAACCTAAACCCAATCTACTGGTGGGGTTCTACTGAAGAAGGTTGGATGCTTGGTTTACCAAACGTTGAGCACTTCATCGCTTCTCTACCATTTGCAATCCTAGCGGTAGCAATGTGGTCACCAGACTTCCTAGGTCACCGTATCTTCCAAGAACTGAACTACCCTAAAAAGTCTGAAAAAGTTCTGATGGATGTTGATGACACAATGACTATGTGTTCAGTTCGTCAAATGGTAGGTACAGCTGTTGGTGGTGGTAACATCACTTCATCTTGGGGTACTTACATGATCCCAGCGGCTATCGCGAAACGTCCAATCCCTGGCGGCGCAATCTTGCTTGGCTCTCTATGTATTATTGTTGCGATTCTTGGCTTCCCAATGGACGTAGCAGTATGGCCACCAGTGATGCGTGTTGCGCTACTTGTAGGTGTATCTCTACCTCTACTTGAAGCGGGTATGCAGATGGTTAAAGATTCAAAAGATTCTCAAGCAGCTGGTATCTGTATCTTCGGTTCAGCGGTCGTTAACCCTGTACTAGCATGGGCACTGACTATGCTTCTAGATAACAACGGCCTAATTGGTGATAAAGAGCGTGCTAAGCGTCTATCATTTGTAGACAAGATTATTATCCCAGTTGGTGTTTTGGTTACCTGTCTAGTAGCAATGCTTGCAGTTGGTATGCTAGGAAACCAATATGGTCTAAAAGCTTGGCTATAAGCTGCTTTACTACACAAAAGTAGTAACCGGATTAAAAAAAAGTTTGGGTGGCAACCCCTGTCACTCAATTTTTTTCAACTTTTTTTAGCATTTATTGATTTAGTTTAAGGTTTACAGAAATTTTTTAGCTTAGTCTTGATTACATAGAGTTAAAGATAACATATAAAAAGTAGTGACAATATATATAACCATATTAAGCACATATGCTCATATATATTGTTATTAATAAGAGTGTACTACCCTTACGAGGGGCGCTGGCTCTACAGTGTTAATGTACGTGTTTTTTCTACTAAAAAGGTAGGTATGTCATGGCAGAGCAATTTGCTAAAGCTTGGGAAGATTTTGCTGCAGGTAAGTGGCAAAGCGAAGTAAACGTTCGTGATTTCATTCAAAAGAACTACACGCCGTATGAAGGCGACGAGTCTTTCCTAGTTTCTGAAGGTACTGAGGCTACTAACAAGCTTTGGGCTTCGGTAATGGAAGGTATCAAACAGGAAAACGCAACTAAAGCACCTGTAGATTTCGATACTTCTGTTATCTCTACCATCACATCTCATGATGCGGGTTACATCGAAAAAGATCTAGAAACTATCGTTGGTCTTCAAACAGAGAAACCCCTTAAGCGTGCGATCATCCCTAACGGTGGTATTCGTATGGTTGAGGGTTCTTGTAAAGCATACGGTGAAACTCTGGATCCAGCTGTTTCTAAAATCTACTCTGAATACCGTAAAACACACAACGCGGGTGTTTTCGATATCTACACACCTGACATCCTAAAATGTCGTAAGTCTGGTGTTCTAACTGGTCTTCCAGATGCTTACGGCCGTGGTCGTATCATCGGTGACTACCGTCGTGTAGCTCTATACGGTATCGACTTCCTAATGAAAGACAAGCAAGCTCAGTTTGCTTCTCTTCAAGAGCAATTCGAAAACGGCGAAAATCTAGCAGAAACAATGCAACTTCGCGAAGAGATCTCTGAGCAACACCGCGCTCTAGGTCAAATCAAAGAGATGGCTGCTAAGTACGGCTTCGATATCTCTGAGCCAGCTCAAACTGCTCAAGAAGCTATCCAATGGACTTACTTCGCTTACCTAGCGGCTGTTAAGTCTCAAAACGGTGCTGCAATGTCTCTAGGTCGTACTTCGACTTTCCTAGACATCTACATCGAGCGTGATATCGCTGCTGGCAAGATCACTGAAGTTGAAGCTCAAGAAATGATCGACCACTTCGTCATGAAGCTACGTATGGTTCGTTTCCTACGTACTCCTGAGTACGATGAGCTATTCTCTGGCGACCCAATCTGGGCAACAGAGTCTATGGGTGGTATGGGTATCGACGGTCGCACGCTAGTAACGCGTTCTAACTTCCGTTTCCTAAACTCTCTATACACAATGGGTCCTTCGCCAGAGCCAAACATTACTGTTCTTTGGTCTGAGCAACTACCTGACGGCTTCAAGCGTTTCTGTGCGAAGGTATCTATCGATACTTCTTCTATCCAGTACGAAAATGATGACCTAATGCGTCCTGACCTAGAGTCTGATGACTACGCTATCGCTTGTTGTGTATCTCCAATGATCGTTGGTAAGCAAATGCAGTTCTTCGGTGCTCGTGCTAACCTTGCGAAAACAATGCTTTACGCAATCAACGGCGGTGTAGATGAGAAGCTAAAACTTCAAGTAGGTCCTGTTTCTGACAAGATCACTGACGAAGTTCTTAACTACGATGACGTAATGGCTCGTCTAGACACATTCATGGACTGGCTAGCTAAGCAGTACGTGACTGCACTAAACAGCATTCACTACATGCACGACAAGTACAGCTACGAAGCGTCTCTAATGGCTCTTCATGACCGTGACGTTCGTCGTACTATGGCTTGTGGTATCGCTGGTCTATCTGTTGCAGCTGACTCACTATCTGCAATTAAGTTCGCGACTGTTAAACCAATCCGCGACGAAGATGGCATCGCAACTGACTTTGAAATCGAAGGCGATTACCCTAAATACGGTAACAACGACGCTCGTGTAGATGATATCGCTTGTGAACTAGTTTCTACGTTCATGAACAAGATCCGTAAGCTTAAGACTTACCGTAACTCTATCCCTACACAGTCAGTTCTTACTATTACATCTAACGTTGTATACGGTAAGAAAACAGGTAACACTCCAGACGGTCGTCGTGCTGGTGCTCCTTTCGCTCCTGGTGCTAACCCAATGCACGGTCGTGATGAGAAAGGTGCTGTAGCGTCACTAACGTCTGTAGGTAAACTACCGTTTGCTGATGCACAAGATGGTATCTCGTACACGTTCTCTATCGTACCTAACGCTCTTGGTAAAGATGCTGAAGGTCAGAAAGCGAACCTTGCAGGCCTAATGGATGGTTACTTCCACCACGAAGCTGGCTTTGAAGGTGGTCAACACCTTAACGTGAACGTTCTTAACCGCGACACTCTAGAAGACGCAGTTAAGCACCCTGAGAAATACCCTCAGCTAACAATCCGTGTATCTGGTTACGCTGTTCGCTTTAACTCTCTAACTGCAGAGCAACAAGCTGACGTAATCGCACGTACATTTACTGAGTCTCTATAAGCTCACGCTCAATAGACAGTAAATAATAATTAGCCTCGCCAATGTGCGGGGCTTTTTTATATCTGATGCTAATTCCAATAACACCAACATTCTCCCTAAATGTTAGATTGAACAAAAAAGGCGCTTTCTATTCACTTTTTTTCCACAAATTCAAGTAAAGTACGGTAATATCGCGGTTCATAATTTAAGAGTAACTGCTCCATGAAATACCTTCGTTGTTTACCCTTGCTTCTTCTCTCTTTTTCATCTTTGGCGTCTGAACGTTCTACGGTCACTTTCGCATTAGACAATGATGGAGTTTTTGGCGTTGACCAAGACTATACCAACGGACTGTTTCTGGGTTACACATCATCAAGCATTACGCCATACGATTGGGTAAAACCATTAAGCCTATCTTACTGGGGCGCGAGCTCTTTAGATAAATGGGAGGTCACCCTTGGCCACAAAATGTATACCCCTTCTGATATCGAATTAGAAACGCCATCAGCGAACGACCGCCCATACGCAGGTTACTTACACACAGAACTCAACTACATCAGCTTGAACCCACAACAAGCTCAGCGTTTTAACATTACGTTTGGTACCACCGGTGAACGAGCGCTTTCTGAAGATGCTCAAAAACTTGTTCACTCGATCACTAAATCAGATGAGCCTTTAGGTTGGGAATACCAAGTTGATGATGAGTGGGCAGGCAGCGTTGGTTACCTAAGTCATTTCAACCTAATGCGTAATCAAGCGTTGGCGAATACCGACTTCGAGATCTCTAACGTTTCAGAAATCAACGTGGGTAACTTTAGAAGCGATATTTCATCAGGCTTTATGTTCCGTTGGGGTACTGACCTAGGTAGTAACTTTGGTGCGGCTAATATCACAAGCGAAAATCCATTTAAACCAGGGATGATCGGTGCTTCGAACACAGGCTGGTTTACCTATGCAGGCCTAGAAGGTCGTTACCGTTTCAATGACTTAACGATTGAAGGTGACCGCTCTGGTGTTGATGAATACGCGAATAAAAACAATGAAGATCCAGCTATCTACGACGTAACTCTAGAGAACCTTCAAGCGACAGCAGTCATGGGTATGGCTTGGTACAACCAATACGTTGGTGCATCCTTCGCACTAACCGCAAAAACACCAGATTACAAAGAAGCGAAAGAGTCTATCTACACCACCGGTGGCATTACCATGTTCGCGTTCTTCTAGCGAATCACTCAAGCTTTCACGTTTACTTTTCAAGTTTGACAAAGGCAATCATCTTCCGTGGTGATTGCCTTTATTTTTAAAGGTCTCGTTACGATTTGACCCTATTTTATGTACCGTTTTTGTAATAAAATAAAGGGCATAAATTCCTCTCCGAGAATAGCTCATGTCTACAACTGGTCGCATTCACTCATACGAATCTTGTGGTACTGTCGATGGCCCTGGTATCCGCTTTATTGTATTTCTTCAAGGCTGCTTAATGCGTTGTATGTACTGCCACAACCGCGATACATGGGACCTTCATGATGGCAAAGAAGTCACTGTAGAAGAAATCATCAACGAGGCGAAATCTTACCGTCACTTCATGAAAGCTTCTGGCGGTGGCATCACCTGTTCTGGTGGTGAAGCAATGCTACAGCCTGAGTTTGTCCGTGACTTCTTTCTAGCTGCTAAGGCTGAAGGTATCCATACTTGCCTTGATACCAATGGCTATATTCGTAAGCACACAGAAGTGGTTGATGAAGTATTAGACGCCGCTGATCTTGTGATGCTCGACCTGAAACACATGCGTGATGAAATTCACCATGATTTCATTGGTGTATCTAACAAGCGTACTCTCGATTTTGCCCGTTACCTTCATAAGATTGGTAAAACGACTTGGATCCGTTACGTGATTGTTCCTGGATACACAGACACACCAGAAGATGCACATCTACTTGGTGAGTTCATTAAAGACATGGATAACATCAAAAAAGTAGAGCTGCTTCCTTATCACAAATTGGGGGCGCATAAATGGGAAGCTCTTGGTTTGGACTACCCTCTTGAAGGCGTAAACCCGCCAAGTAAAGAGACAATGGGTGAAATTGTTGCGGTTCTGAGCCAATATCACTCCAACGTAAAATACTAATATCAACGGTATTCAAAACCTATTTCAAACGCCTCAATTTCGATTGGGGCGTTTTCTTTTTCGAGCCAAACAATCCTTTCACTTTTCTTTACAGCTTTTGTTTATCAATTCAAAAAATCATATTAAATCCATGTTGAGATCATGTTTCCACTCGTAGGAATGCTGTTACTCTTACTTCAACAAAAGAATACAACATTTAGTTTTTTAGTGAGGCTTCTCCCATGGAAATGACCAATGCTCAGCGTCTAATTCTATCAAATCAATACTACCTAATGTCTCAAATGGAGCCTGAGAACTCTGCTAAATACCAACGTCTACAAACGATTGTAGAGCGTGGTTACGAACTCCAAATGCATGAGCTTAACAAAGAGTTTGGTTGTTTGAGTGAAGTAGAATGTCGCAAAATTATCGACATCATGGAGATGTACCATGCAATGCAAGAGTCGAACAAAATGCTTGAAGAAGATGAGCGTAAAGAGGTTGATCAGCGTCGCCTACAGTTCTTAGGTTTCGACATTGCATCTGAAGCACAAATCGTACACTACGTACGTTTCCTTGTTGACTCTGAAGGCCTTTACCCTCAATTCGATAAAGCGGATCACCACTTCAATAGCCAAATGCCAATGCTAGATAAATACCGTCGCATGCTAACAACATGGCGCAACTGCCCTCGTCAGTATCACCTATGTGCAACAGAGCTATCTCAAATCTTTAGTGCTTAATGCATAAAAAGATAAGCCTCAGCTTGGCTTAAAAAGTTTCAAAAAAGGGTTACTCATCACGAGTGACCCTTTTTTACTGCCTGTGTATAAAGAGAGAAAACGGGAACTATGTAGCAACGTGGATATGAAGTGAACTTTGCCCACAGAAAATGGCAATGAAACATGCAGATAAGATATTAAACATTGAGCCGTTTCCCATTAATTTCTCTGATATCGCCCATTAACTAATGAGCATAAGCCTATGACTTATAAGTAATAATGTCATTCACCTTTATTAATTCCACATCGAAACATGTAATACAAATTAAAAATCGCCACCCAAATTTCGAACGGTGTTTTTTATTTTAAAGAAGTAGCTAGAATGCTCACCGAAATTAATTAACCAGAGCGATAAAAATGAGAAAATTCATCCTTGCATCACTAGCTATTCTGTCAACTTCATCTTTCGCAGCTAACGACATGTACGTACTTGGCGGCGTTGGCATTAACAAAGATGACGGAGGTCTACAATTCACTGCTGGCTCACAAATTCTTGATACCAATTTTCATCTTGAATCAACAATGAATTACATAGATTCCGACAGTAAAATGGTTACGCAGGATATACACGGTGACCTAACTAAGTACAAAGACAATTTCAAACACTTCAAAATGTCTTTAGCCCCAGTGTATAAATATAGCTTCGATGAGTCTTTTGCTATCTACGGTAAGGTTGGTCTTGCATACTCTAACTTCAATTCTAAATCAACGAAAACCGATAAAGATGGTTCAGTTAATAGCAAGTACTCAAATAGCGAATGGGGGGCAACTTACGGCATCGGTGCTGAGTTTAAATCTATACAGCCAATGTTCGGTCACTCGAAGTTTATGGCTCGTGTTGGTTTCGATTTCTACGACTACAACTCAGGTGACCTAAACCTACTCAATGAGGGGACTCTTGGACTACAAGCTGGATTCACTTTCTAAGGTATTAAGTAAAAAGTTTTACAGTCGTTGAACAAGTTATCGTAATTACGATTTTTGGTATCTTAACCTTAACCGCGCTGTACCTGACATAAATAAAAAGGGTAACTCATCATGAGTAACCCTTTTATGTTTTCTTCTTTTTAACTAGAAAACGTAAGCAACACCAACGTTTGCCGCCATATTAATGCCGCTTTCTAAGATTGGACTGTTCTCGATATTGCCCTCTAGGTTAGTGTAACGAACCCCCCCCGTAAGTCGGATACTTGGCGTTACATGTAGATAACCACCCAGGCTAATAAAGTACTGGCCATCCCAACCAGCATCAAATTCCTTTAAATTCGTTCTTGCAGCTTCTGCTGAACTCACACCGTATAAGTGATTATTTAAACGTTCACCATTATAAGCATAACCAATTGAAGGCGTAATCGCCCAACCACTACGGCGAATAGGTAGACGCCATGCTGCCTCAGCATAAAGCCCATTGTGTTGAAAGCCAATGTCTGAACCCGCTGTCGCTTCAAACATTCCAACGAGAGTAATCAACTGATAGCTTATCCCGCCTAGTACTGAAGCTTTGCGCTCATCTAGATTCTGGATATCAACGTTGCCAGAATCACTGGGCTTCAAGGTTCTCGGGTCATAAACAGCTCGTAAGACCACATTTTGTGGTGAGCCTGCTGGTAATAAACGATAACCAGCACTAAAGCCACGCATAAAAAAGTACTCACCTTCATAACCTATCATTGGAATAACCGCACGATTTGACGGCGTATCTTTATAGACAGCAGGAGAGTAAGAGGCTGCAACCCCTAAGGACCACTGCGATATTTGCGCATGAGCAGCTGTCGTCCCCAATGTTGTAGTAACGATAGCGATGACTTTTAGCCAATGACTTTTCACATTTTTTCCTAATAATGAGCAAGTTTAACAAGATGCTACATTGTACAACACTGCTATTAACAAAAATAATAACAGTGAACAATCGGTTTAATGATCAATAATTCACCACAAGAATCTAATTTCCCTCCAAATCACCAAAAATAACTAGCAAACCTCTAATACAAGAAACTTCAATCTGATTTATCTCCAGTAATGAATTGCTACCTCAAAATTTTTTTCGTGAAAAATTGTAAATAAATACATAATTGTTAAGCAAAATTGTGGAAGCGGGTCTAACCTTAAAATGTAGGGAGAGCCTATTTTTCAATCGCTCGTCAGTTTTGACTGGTTAACAAGGGGAATGTGACTATGAGTATATTTGACCACTATCAATCACGTTATGAAGCAGCCAAGGAAGAAGAGCTGACACTGCAAGAGTTCTTGGCGCTGTGCAAAGACGACAAAAGTGCTTACGCCAACGCCGCGGAGCGCTTACTTCTGGCTATTGGCGAACCTGAGGTTATTGACACCGCGCAAGACCCTCAACTAAGTCGCATTTTCTCTAACCGAGTTATATCTCGTTACCGCGAATTCGAAGATTTTTACGGTATGGAAGACGCGATTGAACAGATTGTTTCTTATCTAAAACATGCTGCGCAAGGCCTAGAAGAACGCAAACAGATCCTTTACTTGCTGGGTCCTGTGGGCGGCGGTAAATCATCGCTTGCTGAAAAGC
Encoded here:
- the pflB gene encoding formate C-acetyltransferase, which encodes MAEQFAKAWEDFAAGKWQSEVNVRDFIQKNYTPYEGDESFLVSEGTEATNKLWASVMEGIKQENATKAPVDFDTSVISTITSHDAGYIEKDLETIVGLQTEKPLKRAIIPNGGIRMVEGSCKAYGETLDPAVSKIYSEYRKTHNAGVFDIYTPDILKCRKSGVLTGLPDAYGRGRIIGDYRRVALYGIDFLMKDKQAQFASLQEQFENGENLAETMQLREEISEQHRALGQIKEMAAKYGFDISEPAQTAQEAIQWTYFAYLAAVKSQNGAAMSLGRTSTFLDIYIERDIAAGKITEVEAQEMIDHFVMKLRMVRFLRTPEYDELFSGDPIWATESMGGMGIDGRTLVTRSNFRFLNSLYTMGPSPEPNITVLWSEQLPDGFKRFCAKVSIDTSSIQYENDDLMRPDLESDDYAIACCVSPMIVGKQMQFFGARANLAKTMLYAINGGVDEKLKLQVGPVSDKITDEVLNYDDVMARLDTFMDWLAKQYVTALNSIHYMHDKYSYEASLMALHDRDVRRTMACGIAGLSVAADSLSAIKFATVKPIRDEDGIATDFEIEGDYPKYGNNDARVDDIACELVSTFMNKIRKLKTYRNSIPTQSVLTITSNVVYGKKTGNTPDGRRAGAPFAPGANPMHGRDEKGAVASLTSVGKLPFADAQDGISYTFSIVPNALGKDAEGQKANLAGLMDGYFHHEAGFEGGQHLNVNVLNRDTLEDAVKHPEKYPQLTIRVSGYAVRFNSLTAEQQADVIARTFTESL
- a CDS encoding ABC transporter substrate-binding protein, with translation MKKWLLVAALAATAATGVAQAKEWKTVRFGIEGAYPPFSWTEADGSLKGFDVDMANALCTEMQVQCKIVAQDWDGIIPSLLARKYDAIIAAMSITEERKKKIDFTGKYALIPNKFIAKKGAGLNFDDLSGQKIAVQRATTHDKYLTDNYGDTVEIVRYGSFDEAYLDLANGRVAAVLGDASALEEGVLNKAGGEAYEFVGPSLTDPKWFGEGFGIALRKQDKDLTKKLDAAILSLREKGIYQDIAAKYFNYDVYGQ
- a CDS encoding YfbU family protein, translated to MEMTNAQRLILSNQYYLMSQMEPENSAKYQRLQTIVERGYELQMHELNKEFGCLSEVECRKIIDIMEMYHAMQESNKMLEEDERKEVDQRRLQFLGFDIASEAQIVHYVRFLVDSEGLYPQFDKADHHFNSQMPMLDKYRRMLTTWRNCPRQYHLCATELSQIFSA
- a CDS encoding DUF3360 family protein; this translates as MSDVVNNANSEVEEKSYKELHRPASEFENRSDYLDHELQIMKPRRFGLNLPGRDFRFELEDLIPALAGTIGIIAMYSAVMMSWAEGLTQAWDHVNLGKEFAIEVARVEMLIPALLFCILASGFFNPKANLAGNHGPMIPLIGTIALAGAHPLALAILIGVFGLILSFLKGGSKLVNLTSEGTAGGLLIFLGLTGTMSQINSIQAWAVGLQSDTVAAGSMGYIGLIVLAVTIGLYAFLAKVNKRWLAIPVCAFTGLAIALVLGAGFDIKFVTETGIPNLNPIYWWGSTEEGWMLGLPNVEHFIASLPFAILAVAMWSPDFLGHRIFQELNYPKKSEKVLMDVDDTMTMCSVRQMVGTAVGGGNITSSWGTYMIPAAIAKRPIPGGAILLGSLCIIVAILGFPMDVAVWPPVMRVALLVGVSLPLLEAGMQMVKDSKDSQAAGICIFGSAVVNPVLAWALTMLLDNNGLIGDKERAKRLSFVDKIIIPVGVLVTCLVAMLAVGMLGNQYGLKAWL
- a CDS encoding lipid A deacylase LpxR family protein; protein product: MKYLRCLPLLLLSFSSLASERSTVTFALDNDGVFGVDQDYTNGLFLGYTSSSITPYDWVKPLSLSYWGASSLDKWEVTLGHKMYTPSDIELETPSANDRPYAGYLHTELNYISLNPQQAQRFNITFGTTGERALSEDAQKLVHSITKSDEPLGWEYQVDDEWAGSVGYLSHFNLMRNQALANTDFEISNVSEINVGNFRSDISSGFMFRWGTDLGSNFGAANITSENPFKPGMIGASNTGWFTYAGLEGRYRFNDLTIEGDRSGVDEYANKNNEDPAIYDVTLENLQATAVMGMAWYNQYVGASFALTAKTPDYKEAKESIYTTGGITMFAFF
- a CDS encoding MipA/OmpV family protein is translated as MKSHWLKVIAIVTTTLGTTAAHAQISQWSLGVAASYSPAVYKDTPSNRAVIPMIGYEGEYFFMRGFSAGYRLLPAGSPQNVVLRAVYDPRTLKPSDSGNVDIQNLDERKASVLGGISYQLITLVGMFEATAGSDIGFQHNGLYAEAAWRLPIRRSGWAITPSIGYAYNGERLNNHLYGVSSAEAARTNLKEFDAGWDGQYFISLGGYLHVTPSIRLTGGVRYTNLEGNIENSPILESGINMAANVGVAYVF
- a CDS encoding ABC transporter ATP-binding protein, producing the protein MKDVPALDIKDLHKTFGQNEVLKGISLSAHKGDVVSIIGSSGSGKSTFLRCINLLETPTAGEIWVNGELIQMKSNRQGVSVPANEKQVQRIRSRLAMVFQGFNLWSHLTVLENVIEAPVHVLGVPKAQAIENAELLLKKVGLYERKDYYPGHLSGGQQQRAAIARALAVDPEVMLFDEPTSALDPELVGEVLGVMRDLAEEGRTMLVVTHEMAFARDVSNHVMFLHQGLVEEQGDPAKLFTNPESERLQQFISSIY
- the pflA gene encoding pyruvate formate lyase 1-activating protein, producing the protein MSTTGRIHSYESCGTVDGPGIRFIVFLQGCLMRCMYCHNRDTWDLHDGKEVTVEEIINEAKSYRHFMKASGGGITCSGGEAMLQPEFVRDFFLAAKAEGIHTCLDTNGYIRKHTEVVDEVLDAADLVMLDLKHMRDEIHHDFIGVSNKRTLDFARYLHKIGKTTWIRYVIVPGYTDTPEDAHLLGEFIKDMDNIKKVELLPYHKLGAHKWEALGLDYPLEGVNPPSKETMGEIVAVLSQYHSNVKY
- a CDS encoding outer membrane beta-barrel protein; the protein is MRKFILASLAILSTSSFAANDMYVLGGVGINKDDGGLQFTAGSQILDTNFHLESTMNYIDSDSKMVTQDIHGDLTKYKDNFKHFKMSLAPVYKYSFDESFAIYGKVGLAYSNFNSKSTKTDKDGSVNSKYSNSEWGATYGIGAEFKSIQPMFGHSKFMARVGFDFYDYNSGDLNLLNEGTLGLQAGFTF